In Sediminitomix flava, a single genomic region encodes these proteins:
- a CDS encoding LysR family transcriptional regulator, whose product MDYRDEVFMTVAEHLNFSKAAEALFISQPAVTKHIKELERKNNVALFERKGNKVYLTKAGKLTYRYLKSIKQQYRELEYELGQLNKAFEGTLFIGASSTISQYVLPSVIAAFYRKFPSIKLELYNGNSLEMERKLLANEIDIALVENIESNPDIRYVSFLEDELVAVTQGESVYAKKKLLSIDDLSAIPLVLREKGSGTLQVIQKLLHDKGVDINQLNTVFHLGSTEAIKNFLNDFDGLSLISERAIEKELLLKRIVKLNIKDFYISRDFRIAFRRGPELRIPTLFADFISRYNF is encoded by the coding sequence ATGGATTATCGTGATGAGGTTTTTATGACTGTTGCCGAACATTTAAATTTTTCAAAAGCAGCAGAAGCTTTGTTTATAAGTCAACCAGCTGTAACAAAGCATATTAAAGAGCTAGAGAGAAAAAATAATGTAGCTCTTTTTGAACGTAAAGGAAATAAGGTTTACCTCACAAAAGCAGGAAAGCTTACTTACAGATATCTTAAAAGTATAAAACAACAATATAGAGAACTTGAATATGAGTTGGGGCAATTAAATAAAGCCTTTGAGGGAACTCTATTTATTGGTGCTAGTTCTACAATCTCCCAATATGTTTTACCTTCTGTAATTGCGGCATTTTATCGGAAATTTCCTTCAATTAAATTGGAGTTGTATAATGGTAACTCACTAGAAATGGAGCGTAAGCTTTTAGCTAATGAGATAGATATAGCTTTAGTTGAGAATATCGAAAGTAATCCAGATATAAGATATGTCAGTTTTTTAGAAGATGAGCTAGTAGCTGTTACTCAAGGAGAAAGTGTTTATGCCAAAAAGAAATTATTGAGTATTGATGATTTGAGTGCAATTCCATTAGTACTTCGTGAAAAAGGCTCAGGTACTTTACAGGTGATCCAAAAGTTATTACATGATAAAGGGGTTGATATAAATCAACTAAATACAGTTTTCCATCTTGGTAGTACGGAAGCCATAAAGAATTTTTTAAACGATTTTGACGGTCTCTCCCTGATTTCTGAGCGTGCAATAGAGAAGGAGTTACTTCTGAAAAGGATTGTAAAACTGAATATCAAAGACTTTTATATTTCTCGCGATTTCCGTATTGCATTTCGTCGAGGGCCAGAATTACGTATACCAACTCTATTTGCTGATTTTATTTCAAGGTATAACTTTTAG
- a CDS encoding YeiH family protein, with protein MRVSNQQANAIYYLGIFLCFMPFMSPAMALVSGLFLSLIGIKNPTISGKMSLLLQISIVTMGFGMDLTQVIETSKTGMGLTAMSVVFTILVGILLGKLLKIEKSVYLLIAAGTAICGGSAIAAVAPVIKAKNHQILFSMGVIFVLNAVALFIFPVLGHYFNLSQETFGTWAAIAIHDTSSVVGAGAAYGEKALEVATTVKLTRALWIIPLCAAFSYFYGTSECGKKKMPWFIAFYVIAILIAYFLPEWKSSFDHLAWFGKKGMIAALFLIGSSISIEDAKKAGLKSFLLGILLWIFIGASSLIYII; from the coding sequence ATGAGAGTAAGTAATCAACAAGCGAATGCTATTTATTATTTAGGCATATTCTTATGTTTCATGCCTTTTATGTCACCAGCAATGGCATTGGTATCAGGGTTGTTTTTGTCACTTATAGGAATAAAAAATCCTACAATTTCTGGAAAAATGTCTTTGTTGTTACAAATCTCAATTGTGACAATGGGCTTTGGGATGGATTTGACTCAAGTGATTGAAACTTCTAAAACAGGAATGGGCTTAACGGCTATGTCTGTAGTTTTTACAATCCTTGTAGGTATTCTTTTGGGTAAACTCTTGAAAATCGAAAAAAGTGTTTATCTCCTCATTGCAGCAGGAACAGCTATTTGTGGTGGTAGTGCAATTGCTGCTGTTGCTCCAGTGATAAAAGCAAAAAACCATCAGATTTTATTCTCAATGGGCGTAATCTTCGTATTGAATGCTGTAGCTTTATTCATTTTTCCTGTTTTGGGGCATTACTTCAATTTATCACAAGAAACATTTGGTACATGGGCCGCTATTGCTATTCATGATACTAGTTCGGTAGTAGGAGCTGGTGCTGCTTATGGTGAGAAAGCACTGGAAGTGGCTACTACGGTGAAATTGACTAGAGCTCTATGGATTATTCCTTTGTGTGCAGCCTTTTCATACTTTTACGGTACAAGTGAATGTGGAAAGAAAAAAATGCCTTGGTTCATTGCTTTCTACGTAATCGCTATTCTGATTGCATACTTCTTACCTGAATGGAAATCTTCATTTGACCACCTAGCTTGGTTTGGTAAAAAAGGAATGATTGCTGCGCTTTTTTTAATTGGATCGAGTATTTCAATTGAAGATGCTAAAAAAGCTGGACTTAAATCATTCTTACTAGGAATCCTTCTCTGGATATTTATTGGTGCAAGCAGCTTAATTTATATAATTTAA
- a CDS encoding cation:proton antiporter family protein codes for MLEPLELLFAFFAGFIFKRLNYPPLLGYLIVGFISSAFGIGDLEVLEQVGEFGVNLMLFVIGLKLRVKELKPPQVWGAAIIQMLLWVGVIFLVLIALNPFLDVLAFENNHSAFNLAFAFSFSSTVLAIKIFDDRGASNTSLYVSVTIGILIIQDIIAVVYLVLSKGQMPSVWAFCLLLLPLLRPLLIRILNKVGYDELLIFYGISVAVIGAEIFDFFYLKGELGALVFGMLMGNTEKSDELYKRMSKLKDLFLIGFFLSIGHYGLPNIEIISVALILCGVLLIRPILYFFMFVAFKLRARSSVLSSLGLFNYSEFGLIVAALAVSVELIPQEWMTVIALALTFSFFISIPINVRAISYLDLYNDKIIRFQRKSLILQESDVELGNARFVIFGMGRIGPSIYEYMEEFYEGVSIGIENNVKRVEELNNEGVKCVFGDVTDGEFLRRANLIDRELIFVSLTTHKENIAVVKLLQKNNFKGTISVICRFEEEQKELESMGCITFNLYTEVGHGFAEDTLEKLGI; via the coding sequence ATGCTAGAACCATTAGAATTACTGTTTGCATTTTTTGCCGGATTTATTTTTAAAAGGCTGAATTATCCACCATTACTAGGATACCTCATCGTTGGGTTTATTTCGAGTGCTTTTGGTATTGGAGATTTAGAAGTCTTAGAGCAAGTTGGGGAGTTTGGAGTAAACTTGATGTTGTTTGTTATCGGACTAAAACTAAGAGTCAAAGAATTAAAACCTCCTCAGGTTTGGGGGGCAGCTATAATACAGATGCTCTTATGGGTTGGAGTCATATTTTTAGTCTTAATTGCTTTAAATCCGTTCTTAGATGTTTTAGCATTCGAGAATAATCATTCTGCGTTCAATTTAGCATTTGCTTTTTCCTTTTCGAGTACAGTTTTAGCAATTAAAATTTTTGATGATAGAGGTGCTAGTAATACTTCTTTGTATGTAAGTGTCACTATTGGTATACTTATTATTCAAGATATCATAGCTGTGGTCTATTTGGTTTTATCTAAAGGACAAATGCCATCTGTATGGGCTTTTTGTCTTTTGTTATTACCACTTTTAAGACCGTTATTAATTAGAATATTAAATAAGGTTGGCTATGATGAATTGTTGATTTTTTATGGTATTTCTGTAGCAGTTATAGGTGCCGAAATCTTTGATTTCTTTTACCTCAAAGGTGAGTTGGGTGCTTTGGTGTTTGGAATGTTAATGGGGAATACAGAGAAAAGTGATGAGCTATACAAGAGGATGTCTAAGTTGAAAGACTTATTTTTAATTGGCTTTTTCTTGAGTATTGGGCACTATGGTTTACCTAATATTGAAATCATTTCTGTTGCTCTGATACTTTGTGGAGTTTTATTAATTCGACCTATTCTCTATTTCTTTATGTTCGTTGCCTTTAAGCTTCGTGCTAGGTCGTCTGTTTTGTCTTCCTTAGGTCTTTTTAATTATAGTGAGTTTGGACTGATCGTAGCAGCTCTTGCTGTTTCTGTAGAATTAATTCCTCAAGAATGGATGACGGTAATTGCATTGGCGCTCACATTTTCATTCTTCATATCTATACCAATCAATGTGAGAGCAATTTCTTATTTAGATCTTTATAATGATAAAATAATCCGTTTTCAACGAAAAAGCCTTATTCTTCAAGAGTCTGATGTTGAGCTAGGTAATGCACGTTTTGTAATCTTCGGTATGGGTAGAATTGGTCCAAGTATTTATGAGTATATGGAAGAGTTTTATGAGGGTGTTTCCATAGGTATTGAGAATAATGTAAAACGTGTTGAAGAGCTTAATAATGAAGGAGTAAAATGTGTTTTTGGCGATGTGACTGATGGAGAGTTTTTAAGAAGAGCTAATTTGATAGACCGCGAATTGATTTTTGTAAGCCTTACTACTCATAAAGAAAATATTGCTGTAGTTAAGTTATTACAAAAGAATAATTTTAAAGGTACAATATCTGTGATCTGTAGGTTTGAAGAAGAGCAAAAAGAACTTGAATCGATGGGCTGTATAACCTTTAATTTATATACAGAGGTTGGGCATGGTTTTGCTGAAGATACGTTAGAAAAATTAGGTATTTAA
- a CDS encoding acyltransferase, with protein sequence MKTKERVIYLDLIRALAIFMVLITHATEVFYITGAGQMEIKDGDGIWVNLINSAVRACVPLFVVVSGYLLLPIKQSASDFYRKRLSKIFIPFIIWSLLYVFVPLLWGGTNQERILGELTRLTYNFNWASGHLWFMYMLLGIYLFMPIISPWLKECSRRFEEGFLAVWAFTTLYHYITQFIPDHMMLGEAFWNEFGAIWYFSGYIGYIVLGHYIKKYIHWNRQKLMLVGSSLFIIGFAITALVFDYQMHHTDNIKDLELSWRFCTINVALMTAGIFLMLKDVNFTNEKVRNMIVSFSKYSFGIYLCHMFTQKLAFMIIGDTLATPIAIFSAAILNYIIAYIVVRLMAFLPKSEYVLGT encoded by the coding sequence ATGAAAACTAAAGAAAGAGTAATTTATCTAGACCTAATCAGGGCATTAGCCATTTTTATGGTGCTCATCACCCATGCTACAGAAGTATTCTATATCACAGGGGCTGGTCAAATGGAAATTAAAGATGGAGATGGCATTTGGGTTAATTTAATTAATTCGGCCGTAAGAGCTTGTGTTCCTCTTTTCGTGGTTGTTTCTGGGTATCTTTTATTGCCAATTAAACAATCAGCATCTGATTTTTATAGGAAGCGTCTATCTAAAATATTTATACCATTTATCATTTGGTCATTGCTCTACGTTTTTGTGCCTTTACTTTGGGGAGGTACGAATCAAGAGCGAATACTCGGAGAATTAACTCGCTTGACATACAATTTCAACTGGGCGAGCGGTCACCTTTGGTTTATGTATATGCTATTAGGCATTTATTTATTCATGCCTATCATTTCACCTTGGCTCAAAGAGTGTTCAAGAAGATTTGAGGAAGGTTTTCTTGCAGTATGGGCTTTTACCACACTATACCATTACATAACTCAATTTATTCCTGATCATATGATGCTCGGTGAAGCATTCTGGAATGAGTTTGGAGCTATTTGGTATTTCTCAGGATATATCGGCTATATCGTACTTGGGCATTACATTAAAAAGTATATACATTGGAACAGACAAAAACTGATGCTTGTAGGAAGTTCATTATTTATAATTGGATTTGCCATAACGGCTCTAGTCTTTGACTATCAAATGCACCATACGGATAATATTAAAGACCTAGAGCTCAGTTGGAGGTTCTGTACGATCAATGTAGCATTGATGACTGCTGGTATATTTTTAATGCTTAAAGATGTGAATTTCACCAATGAGAAAGTCAGAAATATGATTGTCTCTTTCTCTAAATACAGCTTTGGTATCTACTTATGCCATATGTTTACTCAGAAGTTGGCATTTATGATTATAGGAGATACGCTAGCTACTCCAATAGCTATTTTTAGTGCAGCTATTCTGAATTACATTATTGCCTATATTGTAGTTAGGCTGATGGCCTTTCTCCCGAAAAGTGAATATGTACTAGGTACTTAA
- a CDS encoding leucine-rich repeat domain-containing protein, with product MTAFNKFNTSWAFWFLGFLFTCSVATAQKTGKKNESDAASIQKYLEEARFLIAYLEATLNELGNDEVPPIEKNTIVKESYIKIFQDSTVQIEDDLDENRDIPTNKDVQAYLQDVDYFFRDAKFHFTINDISNNVKDDGTVYILVEMERHLEAITIDDDTVNSVRERYVELNLDQTNNELKIASFYTTKLSKKDELYSWWNELSDEWKEVFASETAIDDSTFLNQISFISDDFMLSNIGDTIPSNTKIVEHLEKFHTTKYLDVSGNLLISDLSPISKMRKLESINISDTNISDLMPLRSLTKLKELYFENTLAYDLSPLRYCLQLEVLVFNNTMINDLEPVINFERLKVLQFNETPVQDLSPLEKLENIQELWSAQTSINDISAISAYQNLINLNIANTAIHDLNDIQEITSMEVLNISDTDIDNLDPLAKMDDLKVLIANNTKIDVLTPLYDVSAIENIYCDNTGINAQKAKAFTNKKPKCLVVYGTDQLKSWWNEMPENWQSVFKKYIPVENQPSIEQLQAMVNLKIIDISNNQEISTFDPLARLISLKEINAQGTAITNISSLRALTDVREFNISQTQIEDLSILKDWKALNDLNISNTPVKDISSLEELRRLSTLDMSNTQVSELSALNEMSSLKSVNCDDTQVSTEDAKDFAVSHPSTLLIFRTELLNSWWAELDQTWKGIFKNAIKIQDSPNSVELHKIGSLEKLNINGERTIKDLSPIRQLFMLKNLDISQTRVNNIAPVSVLSELEKLNCSETPLNDLTKLGGLKKLKDLNLAGTQVDKLDPIASIKTLEKVNISDNIRIKKFKALSQLSELTELYCNNTNIKSFKDVQALKNLKYIRCYNTKLKSKTVDKFREAKPDCEVDFY from the coding sequence ATGACAGCATTCAATAAATTCAATACATCTTGGGCATTTTGGTTCTTGGGTTTTCTTTTTACTTGTTCCGTAGCAACGGCTCAGAAAACAGGTAAGAAAAATGAATCTGATGCAGCTTCCATTCAAAAGTATTTGGAAGAAGCTAGATTCCTTATTGCATACCTTGAAGCAACTCTAAATGAACTTGGAAATGATGAAGTTCCTCCAATTGAAAAAAATACAATCGTGAAGGAAAGCTATATCAAAATCTTTCAAGATAGTACAGTTCAAATAGAGGATGACCTTGATGAAAATAGAGACATTCCTACCAACAAAGATGTTCAAGCTTATCTGCAAGACGTTGATTATTTTTTTAGAGATGCTAAATTCCACTTCACGATTAATGACATTTCAAATAATGTAAAGGATGATGGTACGGTTTATATCCTAGTTGAAATGGAACGTCATCTTGAAGCAATTACAATAGATGATGATACGGTAAATTCAGTTAGAGAGAGGTATGTAGAACTGAACCTTGATCAGACGAATAATGAATTAAAAATTGCCAGTTTCTACACGACTAAGCTGTCTAAAAAAGATGAACTTTATAGCTGGTGGAATGAGCTTAGTGATGAATGGAAAGAAGTATTCGCATCTGAAACTGCAATTGATGACTCTACATTTTTAAATCAAATTAGCTTTATCTCTGATGATTTTATGCTGTCAAATATTGGAGATACTATTCCAAGTAACACAAAGATTGTAGAGCACTTAGAGAAGTTTCATACGACTAAATATCTAGACGTTTCTGGAAATCTTTTGATCTCTGATTTGAGTCCTATTTCTAAAATGAGAAAACTTGAATCGATCAATATTTCAGATACAAACATAAGTGACTTAATGCCACTCAGAAGTTTGACAAAACTCAAAGAGCTATATTTTGAAAATACGTTAGCTTATGATCTTAGTCCTTTAAGATATTGCTTACAACTCGAAGTCTTGGTTTTCAACAATACAATGATCAATGACTTAGAACCTGTTATAAACTTTGAGCGACTAAAAGTACTTCAGTTTAATGAAACTCCTGTCCAAGACCTTTCCCCACTTGAAAAACTAGAAAACATTCAAGAACTGTGGAGTGCTCAAACTAGTATTAATGATATTTCTGCTATTTCAGCATATCAAAATCTGATCAATTTGAATATTGCAAATACTGCTATTCACGATCTAAATGATATTCAAGAAATAACTTCTATGGAAGTTCTAAATATCAGCGATACAGATATTGATAATTTAGATCCTTTGGCAAAAATGGATGACCTAAAAGTTCTTATTGCCAATAACACTAAAATAGATGTACTAACACCTCTTTACGATGTTTCAGCTATCGAGAACATCTATTGTGACAATACAGGAATTAATGCACAAAAAGCAAAAGCATTCACCAATAAGAAACCTAAATGCTTAGTAGTTTATGGTACTGACCAGCTAAAATCCTGGTGGAATGAAATGCCTGAAAACTGGCAATCGGTGTTTAAGAAATATATCCCAGTAGAAAATCAACCAAGTATTGAGCAACTTCAAGCGATGGTCAATCTTAAAATAATTGACATTAGCAATAATCAAGAAATATCAACTTTTGATCCTCTTGCTAGATTGATCAGTTTGAAAGAAATAAATGCTCAAGGTACTGCTATTACCAATATTTCTTCTCTTAGAGCTTTGACTGATGTGAGAGAATTTAATATTTCTCAAACTCAGATTGAAGACCTTTCAATTTTGAAAGACTGGAAAGCTTTAAACGATTTAAATATTTCTAATACACCAGTTAAAGATATTAGTAGCCTTGAAGAATTAAGAAGGTTAAGTACATTAGATATGTCTAATACTCAAGTATCAGAACTTTCGGCCCTCAATGAAATGAGTTCTTTGAAATCTGTGAATTGTGACGACACTCAAGTATCTACAGAAGATGCTAAAGATTTTGCCGTATCTCACCCAAGTACTTTATTAATATTCAGAACAGAATTATTGAATTCTTGGTGGGCGGAATTAGACCAAACTTGGAAGGGTATTTTCAAGAATGCAATCAAAATCCAAGATAGCCCAAATTCTGTGGAACTTCACAAGATTGGAAGTCTTGAGAAGCTCAATATAAACGGAGAAAGAACCATAAAAGACCTCTCTCCTATTCGCCAATTGTTTATGTTGAAAAATCTAGATATTTCTCAGACAAGGGTTAATAATATCGCTCCAGTTTCAGTTTTAAGTGAACTTGAAAAGCTGAATTGTTCAGAGACTCCACTAAATGATTTGACAAAATTAGGAGGCCTGAAAAAACTGAAAGATCTTAACCTTGCTGGTACTCAAGTTGATAAACTTGATCCTATAGCAAGTATTAAAACATTAGAAAAAGTCAATATTTCTGATAATATCAGAATAAAGAAGTTTAAGGCACTAAGTCAATTATCTGAACTTACCGAACTCTATTGTAACAACACAAATATAAAGAGCTTTAAAGATGTACAAGCACTCAAAAATTTAAAGTATATTCGCTGTTACAATACAAAATTGAAGAGCAAAACAGTCGATAAATTCAGGGAAGCAAAACCTGATTGTGAAGTTGACTTTTATTAA
- a CDS encoding replication-associated recombination protein A has protein sequence MLFDKKSTPPLAERMRPQNLDDIVGQQHLVGPNGPIRRMVAQSSLPSILFWGPPGIGKTTISRILSREVNRPFKTLSAISSGVKEVREVIEQARRTSNLVLFIDEIHRFNKSQQDALLGAVEQGVITLIGATTENPSFEVNSALLSRCQVYTLKALTEKELLDLTQKVLENDGILSQRKIEIKEHEALIQLSGGDARKLLNLIQVVTDAHPENPLEVTNQLITDVVQKKPALYDKNGEQHYDIVSAFIKSIRGSDPNAAVYWLARMLEGGEDPKFIARRMLIAASEDIGNANPTAMIMATNTFQAVTMIGMPEARIILSQTAVYLATSAKSNASYMAINNAMKFVQQTGDLGVPLHLRNAPTKLMKDQGYGKGYKYAHDYPNNFAEQNYLPDEIEGTTFYEPGDNPRENDFRKRMKFFWGDKYNY, from the coding sequence ATGCTTTTTGATAAAAAATCTACGCCACCATTAGCTGAACGAATGCGCCCTCAAAATCTTGATGACATTGTCGGACAACAGCATCTTGTAGGACCGAACGGTCCAATTAGAAGAATGGTTGCACAATCTTCATTACCATCTATCCTTTTTTGGGGACCTCCTGGTATTGGAAAGACAACTATTTCAAGAATTCTGTCAAGAGAGGTAAATAGACCTTTTAAGACTTTAAGTGCTATTAGCTCTGGTGTGAAGGAAGTTAGAGAAGTTATTGAGCAAGCTAGAAGAACTTCTAATCTTGTACTATTTATAGATGAGATTCATAGATTTAATAAATCCCAACAAGATGCTTTATTAGGGGCTGTCGAGCAAGGAGTGATAACACTTATTGGAGCTACTACTGAAAATCCATCTTTCGAAGTAAACTCTGCCTTACTGTCAAGGTGCCAAGTTTACACTCTAAAAGCACTTACAGAAAAAGAATTATTAGACCTTACTCAAAAGGTCTTAGAAAATGATGGTATTCTTTCTCAACGAAAAATTGAGATCAAAGAGCATGAAGCCTTGATTCAACTATCAGGAGGTGATGCCAGAAAGCTACTAAATCTCATTCAAGTAGTAACAGATGCACATCCTGAAAATCCTTTAGAAGTTACAAATCAGCTTATCACAGATGTTGTTCAGAAGAAGCCAGCTTTGTATGATAAAAATGGAGAACAACATTATGATATTGTATCTGCATTTATAAAGTCGATTAGGGGAAGTGACCCGAATGCCGCAGTATATTGGCTTGCTCGAATGCTTGAAGGTGGAGAGGACCCAAAATTTATTGCAAGAAGAATGTTGATCGCTGCTTCTGAAGATATTGGGAATGCAAATCCAACAGCTATGATTATGGCTACCAATACTTTCCAAGCCGTTACTATGATTGGGATGCCAGAAGCCAGAATTATACTTTCTCAGACTGCCGTCTATTTAGCTACTTCTGCTAAAAGTAATGCTTCTTATATGGCAATAAATAATGCTATGAAGTTTGTTCAGCAAACTGGAGATTTGGGAGTTCCGTTACACCTCAGAAATGCGCCAACCAAGTTGATGAAAGACCAAGGTTATGGAAAAGGGTATAAGTATGCACATGATTATCCTAATAACTTTGCTGAACAAAATTATTTACCAGATGAAATTGAAGGGACAACTTTCTACGAACCAGGGGATAATCCAAGAGAAAATGATTTCAGAAAGAGAATGAAATTCTTCTGGGGAGATAAATACAATTACTAA
- a CDS encoding SDR family NAD(P)-dependent oxidoreductase: MSKILIVGGSKGIGHSLLQKCLDEKYECVNISRSAPQISHQNLTNHSLDITKDELPDIEGISSIVYCPGTINLKPISSLSEEDFLNDFQINVLGAVKVIKKYFRKLKKAENASITLFSTVAATQGMSFHSSIATSKAGLEGLARSLAAELAPDVRVNCIAPTLTDTELAAGILKNDEAVEKSKQRHPLKKILEAEDLSEMALYLISKKSRAITGQTFLIDAGLSSIS; this comes from the coding sequence ATGAGTAAAATACTAATTGTAGGAGGAAGTAAAGGTATCGGACATTCTCTTCTTCAAAAATGCCTTGATGAAAAATACGAATGTGTCAATATCAGTAGATCAGCTCCTCAAATTTCACATCAGAATCTTACAAATCATTCGCTAGATATTACAAAAGACGAACTCCCTGATATTGAAGGGATTTCTTCAATTGTATATTGCCCCGGTACCATAAACCTAAAGCCTATTTCCTCATTAAGTGAAGAAGATTTTTTAAATGACTTTCAAATAAATGTTCTAGGAGCTGTAAAAGTGATCAAAAAGTACTTTAGAAAGCTAAAAAAAGCAGAAAATGCCTCTATAACCTTATTCAGTACAGTAGCAGCTACACAAGGAATGTCCTTTCATAGTTCAATAGCTACTTCAAAAGCAGGCTTGGAAGGTTTAGCTCGTTCTCTAGCTGCTGAACTTGCTCCCGATGTAAGAGTCAACTGTATTGCGCCAACGCTTACAGACACCGAATTAGCTGCTGGTATTTTGAAAAATGATGAGGCGGTCGAAAAATCTAAACAAAGACATCCTCTTAAAAAGATTTTAGAAGCCGAAGACCTTTCTGAAATGGCACTTTACCTCATCAGTAAAAAGTCTAGAGCTATAACTGGTCAAACTTTTCTTATAGATGCGGGTTTATCAAGTATAAGTTAG
- a CDS encoding CIA30 family protein, with translation MTEILSSFESENENKWYTINDDVMGGISDSQFYVNDEKIGIFKGEVSLENNGGFASCRMDLNSQSLFKSFKLKVKGDQKTYKFRVISQEGITFQKTFDTTSDWSEIELQFQDFQAVFRGRLLNYKTPKYLNPRSIGILISDKQEGNFELKIDWIKGALFN, from the coding sequence ATGACTGAAATCTTATCCTCTTTTGAGTCAGAAAATGAAAATAAATGGTACACCATTAATGATGATGTCATGGGAGGTATTTCAGATTCTCAGTTTTATGTAAATGATGAGAAAATCGGAATTTTTAAAGGAGAAGTTTCACTAGAAAATAATGGAGGTTTTGCCAGTTGTCGAATGGATTTGAATTCTCAGTCTTTATTTAAATCTTTCAAATTAAAGGTCAAAGGTGATCAGAAGACCTATAAATTTAGAGTCATTTCTCAAGAAGGAATTACTTTCCAAAAGACATTTGATACAACTTCTGATTGGAGTGAGATAGAATTACAATTTCAAGATTTTCAAGCTGTATTCAGAGGACGACTCTTAAATTATAAAACTCCTAAATATCTCAATCCACGAAGTATCGGAATTCTGATTTCGGATAAACAAGAAGGAAACTTTGAGCTAAAAATTGATTGGATCAAAGGAGCTTTATTCAACTAA